One window of Mangrovibacterium diazotrophicum genomic DNA carries:
- a CDS encoding precorrin-8X methylmutase, translating into MEKSNYVNLNPLGIESDSMEIISRELSHLHIPEQYASIVKRVIHTTADFEYAHLFEAHPNAVELAKNALQQSCRIYADTSMIVAGVSKPSLKKLGCELHCFVHDEEVVAEAKAQGITRSICGINKAAQDERFRIFVIGNAPTALVRLCELYAEGIVKPDLVIGVPVGFVGAAESKQMLKESGIPYLLIRGRKGGSTVGVAMLNALLYELIKRN; encoded by the coding sequence ATGGAAAAAAGCAACTACGTCAATTTAAACCCCTTGGGAATTGAAAGCGACAGCATGGAAATTATTTCCCGCGAGCTTTCGCATCTCCATATACCGGAGCAGTACGCCTCCATCGTGAAGCGCGTCATTCATACTACGGCCGATTTTGAATATGCGCACCTGTTCGAAGCGCATCCCAATGCGGTTGAACTAGCTAAAAATGCCTTGCAGCAATCCTGTCGTATTTATGCCGACACCAGCATGATTGTCGCCGGCGTGAGCAAGCCCTCCCTCAAAAAATTGGGCTGCGAACTGCACTGCTTCGTGCACGACGAGGAAGTTGTTGCCGAAGCTAAAGCGCAGGGAATTACCCGATCCATTTGCGGAATTAACAAGGCCGCGCAGGATGAGCGCTTTCGCATCTTTGTAATTGGCAATGCACCAACCGCATTGGTTCGTTTGTGCGAGCTGTATGCTGAAGGGATCGTGAAACCCGATCTCGTGATCGGTGTTCCGGTGGGCTTTGTAGGCGCAGCCGAGTCCAAGCAGATGCTGAAGGAATCAGGCATTCCCTACCTTTTGATTCGTGGGCGGAAAGGTGGCAGTACCGTGGGGGTTGCCATGTTGAATGCCCTCTTGTACGAACTGATTAAACGCAATTAG
- a CDS encoding energy-coupling factor ABC transporter permease, with the protein MTKKRVAYLGLGIFLPGVANSMHIAEGFLPASWCIVWWAVYLAVLIAGFSRLKQTISEHPNAKLLFAAVAAYVFILSSLKLPSVAGSSSHLTGIALGALLFGASCMSVVGLIVLLFQALLLAHGGLTTLGANGFSMAVCGAFSAVWVFRLLKGVKTPQWLAVGGASFVSNLVIYSCTSAQLAVAFADSTAAFNSNLIKFLSIFAVTQLPLSIIESVFTVLAFQYIQRTNKAEIQELNPNLYETKNSHLPA; encoded by the coding sequence ATGACTAAGAAAAGAGTCGCGTATCTCGGGCTTGGTATCTTCCTTCCGGGAGTGGCCAACAGCATGCATATTGCCGAAGGTTTTCTGCCTGCCTCATGGTGCATTGTCTGGTGGGCCGTTTACCTGGCGGTTCTCATCGCCGGCTTTTCCAGGCTCAAGCAAACAATTAGCGAGCATCCCAACGCCAAATTGCTTTTTGCAGCAGTTGCAGCCTATGTATTTATTCTGAGCTCGCTGAAGTTACCCTCGGTCGCCGGAAGCAGTTCACACTTAACCGGCATTGCGCTTGGTGCCTTGTTGTTTGGAGCGTCATGCATGTCGGTCGTTGGCCTAATCGTGTTGCTGTTTCAAGCATTGTTGCTCGCTCACGGCGGATTGACTACGCTTGGAGCAAATGGTTTTTCAATGGCCGTTTGCGGTGCTTTTTCGGCGGTGTGGGTTTTCCGCTTGCTGAAGGGAGTAAAAACTCCGCAATGGCTCGCTGTTGGTGGAGCATCATTTGTATCAAACCTGGTTATTTACAGCTGCACATCGGCGCAACTGGCCGTCGCATTTGCAGATTCAACGGCAGCATTTAATAGCAATCTGATCAAGTTTCTATCCATTTTTGCGGTAACCCAGTTGCCTTTGTCCATCATCGAATCGGTCTTTACCGTACTGGCCTTTCAATACATACAGCGAACCAATAAAGCAGAAATTCAAGAACTCAATCCGAATCTTTATGAAACGAAAAACAGTCATCTACCTGCTTAG
- a CDS encoding cobyrinate a,c-diamide synthase — MHGFIIAGTNSGCGKTTVTIGLMALLQSKGMLVAPFKTGPDYIDPAFHRRVTGVPSYNLDSFLLNDQSLQHLFYKHSAGSDIAVVEGVMGMYDGLGKEGSGSTWEMAQKLNLPIVLVVNCKGLYQSVIAIIKGFAELKNPSKVNGVILNHVSSKMQFDFLQSLIEEETGIACIGYLPTREEIGLESRHLGLIQADEVDTLPKKVALLRQTMEETIDVPALLKATEIEQPSPTPIELPDLDLSDLQIGVAHDKAFSFYYQDNLELLEKLGATLHYFSPLNDRSLPAACNCLYLGGGYPEVFTAELLQNTALMQEIKLKIESGMPVYAECGGLMYLTDSIISLENEETPMCGVFNVSVQMTTRLQRFGYAQISYANTVTPCHEFHRSQLVQKESQKNYRETYQLRKPNRSVEWECGLQRKNCLAAYAHVHFYSKFEFLNAICTLWKKATTSI; from the coding sequence ATGCACGGATTTATAATAGCTGGCACAAACAGCGGATGCGGAAAGACCACCGTCACCATTGGGTTGATGGCTTTGCTGCAATCCAAAGGAATGCTGGTTGCCCCCTTCAAAACCGGTCCCGACTACATCGATCCGGCTTTTCACCGGCGGGTTACCGGCGTGCCATCCTACAACCTCGATAGCTTTTTATTGAATGACCAAAGCCTGCAGCACCTCTTTTACAAACACTCGGCTGGTAGCGATATTGCTGTAGTTGAAGGTGTGATGGGCATGTACGATGGGCTGGGTAAAGAAGGCTCCGGCTCGACCTGGGAAATGGCGCAAAAGCTGAATTTGCCCATTGTGCTTGTGGTCAATTGCAAAGGACTTTACCAATCCGTCATTGCCATCATCAAAGGATTTGCCGAGCTTAAAAATCCATCGAAGGTGAACGGCGTGATCCTGAATCACGTGTCCTCCAAAATGCAATTTGACTTTCTTCAAAGCTTGATTGAAGAGGAAACCGGAATTGCCTGCATTGGCTACCTGCCAACCCGAGAGGAAATTGGGCTCGAAAGCCGCCACCTGGGACTAATTCAGGCCGATGAGGTGGATACGCTTCCGAAGAAAGTAGCGCTTCTCCGGCAAACGATGGAAGAAACCATCGATGTTCCGGCGCTCTTAAAAGCGACTGAAATTGAGCAGCCTTCGCCCACTCCAATCGAGCTTCCGGACCTTGATTTGTCGGATCTGCAGATTGGTGTGGCCCACGACAAAGCCTTCAGTTTTTACTACCAGGACAACCTGGAATTACTGGAAAAACTGGGAGCCACGCTGCATTATTTCAGCCCCTTAAATGATCGCAGCTTGCCCGCCGCCTGCAACTGTTTGTACCTGGGCGGTGGTTATCCGGAAGTGTTCACCGCAGAATTGCTGCAGAACACAGCGCTGATGCAGGAAATCAAGCTAAAGATAGAATCGGGCATGCCGGTTTATGCGGAATGCGGCGGACTAATGTACCTGACCGACAGCATCATTTCACTGGAAAATGAGGAAACGCCCATGTGCGGTGTGTTCAACGTTTCGGTGCAAATGACCACCCGGCTGCAACGCTTTGGTTATGCGCAAATCAGCTATGCCAACACCGTCACTCCCTGCCATGAGTTTCACCGGTCGCAACTGGTGCAAAAAGAATCACAAAAGAACTACAGGGAAACTTACCAGCTGCGAAAACCGAACCGGTCGGTTGAATGGGAATGTGGCCTGCAACGCAAGAACTGTCTGGCGGCCTATGCCCACGTTCACTTTTACTCCAAATTCGAATTTCTAAACGCCATTTGTACGCTATGGAAAAAAGCAACTACGTCAATTTAA
- a CDS encoding ROK family protein: MSMIKFAVGVELEGTYVKYALVSDKGEVLLQGKLDVEGEASRDDIIQMLGKAIQIAVNKSRERAVKVVGIGIGTPGIVCDGIVTGGAENLDGWQNINLAKIFSKKFDLPVFVDNDANVLGLGEVVYGAAQGCSDAIFITIGAGIGGAIVVNGNLYGGYKNRGTEMGHVPIMHNGNPCVCGSRGCLEAHASTTALFRQYAEMVGVDACEVDGVYLVERMKQADQKAIQSMDEHTDMLGHAIAGFINTFAPQRVVIGGGIPEAGQYYIEQIKNSAMRYAMPDCRVNTDVVGAALGNNAGCIGAASLVFRNLA, from the coding sequence ATGAGTATGATAAAATTTGCAGTTGGAGTTGAATTGGAAGGAACTTATGTGAAGTATGCATTGGTTTCGGACAAAGGAGAAGTCCTTCTGCAAGGGAAATTGGATGTTGAAGGCGAAGCATCGCGCGATGATATCATTCAAATGCTTGGTAAAGCAATACAAATAGCGGTCAATAAATCCCGGGAAAGAGCGGTGAAAGTTGTTGGCATTGGAATTGGAACCCCCGGAATTGTGTGTGATGGAATTGTGACCGGTGGCGCTGAAAATTTGGATGGATGGCAAAATATCAACCTGGCTAAAATATTCTCAAAAAAGTTTGATTTGCCTGTTTTTGTCGACAACGACGCTAATGTTCTGGGACTTGGCGAGGTGGTTTATGGTGCTGCTCAAGGATGTTCCGATGCAATATTCATTACAATCGGAGCCGGTATTGGGGGCGCTATTGTTGTCAACGGAAATTTGTATGGCGGATATAAAAATCGGGGAACTGAAATGGGGCACGTTCCTATTATGCACAATGGAAACCCCTGTGTTTGCGGAAGTCGTGGATGTTTGGAAGCTCACGCATCCACAACAGCTTTGTTTCGGCAGTATGCTGAAATGGTAGGAGTCGATGCGTGTGAAGTAGACGGTGTTTATTTGGTTGAGCGAATGAAACAAGCTGATCAAAAGGCCATTCAGTCGATGGATGAACACACCGATATGCTGGGGCATGCAATTGCCGGATTTATCAATACTTTTGCGCCGCAGCGCGTGGTTATCGGTGGTGGAATTCCAGAGGCAGGTCAATATTACATTGAACAAATCAAAAATTCGGCAATGCGGTATGCAATGCCCGATTGTCGGGTTAATACCGATGTCGTAGGAGCAGCCTTGGGGAATAACGCCGGCTGCATTGGGGCTGCTTCCTTGGTTTTTAGGAATCTAGCTTGA
- a CDS encoding energy-coupling factor transporter transmembrane component T family protein — protein sequence MWITEIYKHDHRLQQLSPAVRALYWAPAMVLALVSGSVYFDWAMFALINIGLLGITRISLSNLTRLYRIPVAFILPGCFVIALEIPAQQAFFTVGQLPIGFSSGGLQLASLLLSRSLALISILYFILLTNTISELAELMRKCRIPALFIDLFVITFKFIENLRQTSFEMYRAQKCRLGYSGNGKRIPLFASLMAAVFQKSMQNAKQLETALQARCAGENYCFLQEERQFAFSQLFLPVGLASLAGAFLLICCNYGW from the coding sequence ATGTGGATTACTGAGATCTATAAACACGATCACCGCTTGCAACAGCTGTCGCCTGCCGTTCGGGCTCTTTATTGGGCTCCGGCTATGGTTTTGGCCCTGGTGTCCGGTTCGGTCTATTTCGACTGGGCCATGTTTGCGCTGATCAATATTGGCTTATTGGGAATTACCCGGATTAGCTTGTCAAACTTGACTCGACTATACCGCATTCCGGTTGCCTTTATTCTGCCAGGATGTTTCGTGATTGCACTCGAAATTCCGGCTCAGCAAGCCTTCTTCACCGTCGGGCAATTGCCAATTGGCTTTTCATCAGGCGGATTACAACTGGCAAGCTTGCTGCTCAGTCGAAGTTTAGCGCTCATCAGCATTCTGTATTTCATCTTGCTGACGAACACGATTTCAGAATTGGCAGAACTAATGAGAAAGTGCCGGATTCCGGCCTTGTTCATCGATTTATTCGTGATCACATTCAAGTTTATAGAGAATCTTCGCCAGACGAGTTTCGAAATGTATCGGGCTCAAAAATGCCGTTTGGGCTACTCCGGAAACGGGAAACGGATTCCGCTTTTTGCCAGCTTAATGGCTGCTGTATTTCAGAAATCCATGCAGAATGCCAAACAGCTGGAAACGGCCTTGCAAGCGCGCTGTGCCGGAGAAAATTATTGCTTTCTACAGGAAGAACGGCAATTTGCGTTCTCTCAGTTATTCCTTCCGGTGGGACTGGCCTCCTTGGCTGGCGCCTTCCTTTTAATTTGCTGCAACTATGGCTGGTAA
- a CDS encoding sigma factor-like helix-turn-helix DNA-binding protein encodes MTGLYSKKLRCRTVYILCWFEGLKYSECADRLGISVKTGKNQMAIAIRKLRGKIVRYKFARVLPLFDS; translated from the coding sequence TTGACTGGTCTTTATTCAAAAAAATTAAGGTGTCGGACGGTTTACATTCTATGTTGGTTTGAAGGATTGAAATACAGCGAATGTGCTGATCGGTTGGGAATATCTGTTAAAACGGGGAAAAATCAAATGGCAATTGCTATAAGGAAGCTGCGAGGGAAGATTGTTCGCTATAAGTTTGCTCGTGTTCTACCTCTTTTTGATTCTTAG
- a CDS encoding sirohydrochlorin chelatase, which produces MQKQAVVILGHGSKSIQAVEDFNFIVALLKEKMDGQNVFGAHMELASPSLEEVVAEIAKSDVVRVVVIPYFLFNGNHIKEDIPEILAQLKVKHPQLDFHFGKPIGREPLMAEIMYRKVQEIA; this is translated from the coding sequence ATGCAAAAGCAAGCTGTTGTTATTCTTGGTCATGGTAGTAAATCCATTCAGGCGGTTGAAGATTTCAACTTCATTGTTGCCTTGTTGAAAGAAAAAATGGATGGTCAGAACGTATTTGGCGCTCATATGGAGTTGGCTTCTCCATCTTTGGAAGAAGTTGTTGCCGAAATCGCTAAATCCGATGTCGTCCGGGTGGTGGTTATCCCCTACTTCCTGTTCAATGGCAATCACATCAAAGAAGACATTCCTGAAATTCTGGCTCAGCTGAAAGTGAAACACCCGCAATTAGATTTTCACTTTGGCAAGCCCATCGGCCGAGAACCTTTGATGGCCGAAATCATGTACCGAAAAGTACAGGAGATCGCCTGA
- a CDS encoding energy-coupling factor ABC transporter ATP-binding protein: MAGNLIELKAASYSYPTGKQAIAEVDLALPEGKKIALMGANGAGKSTLLLLLNGIYKPTNGELHYRGKEYRYNRKALRELRQKVGIVFQESDNQLVAPSVYEEVAFGLSNLYSDKKWIREQVEKYLDYFELQELKNHSPHQLSSGQKKRVCLASVLSMEPELIVCDEPASNLDPQNARLTFELLEAQNKQGKTLLISTHDVNQAYAWADLVVLLKEGSVLSMGSPKEVFGNAGTLKDAGLEQPLLVKLARMHQPDITAEKLPRNEAELVNRLTRNLCTDL; this comes from the coding sequence ATGGCTGGTAACTTGATTGAACTAAAAGCAGCAAGCTATAGCTACCCAACAGGAAAGCAGGCAATAGCTGAAGTTGACCTGGCGCTTCCCGAGGGCAAAAAAATTGCCTTGATGGGTGCCAATGGTGCCGGAAAATCAACCTTGCTGCTTTTGTTGAATGGAATTTATAAACCCACGAATGGCGAGCTCCACTATCGGGGAAAAGAATACCGGTACAACAGAAAAGCGTTACGGGAATTGCGGCAAAAAGTGGGCATTGTTTTTCAGGAAAGCGATAACCAGTTGGTGGCTCCATCGGTTTACGAGGAAGTGGCTTTCGGCCTCAGCAATCTGTATTCGGATAAAAAGTGGATTCGTGAGCAGGTTGAAAAATATTTGGATTATTTCGAGTTGCAGGAATTGAAAAATCATTCGCCCCACCAACTGAGTTCGGGACAAAAGAAACGTGTTTGCCTGGCTTCCGTGTTATCCATGGAGCCGGAGCTGATTGTTTGCGATGAACCGGCTTCGAATCTCGATCCGCAAAATGCCCGCCTGACTTTTGAACTGTTGGAAGCTCAAAATAAACAAGGAAAAACGCTGCTCATTTCAACCCACGATGTGAACCAAGCTTATGCCTGGGCAGATCTGGTTGTTTTGCTTAAAGAAGGATCGGTTCTCAGCATGGGCAGCCCGAAAGAGGTGTTCGGCAATGCCGGTACTCTTAAAGATGCAGGCTTGGAGCAGCCACTATTGGTGAAACTGGCCCGGATGCACCAGCCGGATATAACGGCAGAAAAGCTTCCAAGAAACGAAGCCGAATTAGTAAACAGACTAACAAGAAATTTATGCACGGATTTATAA
- a CDS encoding glycosyl hydrolase 2 galactose-binding domain-containing protein produces MKKYNLSFPPGRSKLVHFYSLIALSILTFFSACQSKKETYTRGIGVYPGNPEEDASPELVAAPDNYRNLAKNRAAYHSSSYDYNLTAQLITDGIIDTEEPNWISISTNTGVLPKNEREYLLDHNVVTTINLEGNEAWLQFEIAGGSVIPEISEIDLIGMLASDKSKSGKWQFVCSASDDGENWTVLDEKQGSSMSGQAMCNADEAKLSISNLERMLEGQKKIITSFNFAPASHRYYRLKLSAPSAEKWTITDLDFFNNQKKVEMAPSHYFKSAWMSSGQKDEWVYLDLGAVCSIDKFNLYWIKKAAKGQIQVSDNLSNGWTDVTSFDSDELSNEIKLDSPVDGRYVRVNMETAPGEKIILSELEVFGKGGLIPTPKAAPTSTSNSNLSLTRGEWKLQRASEVEGTGAAISQKDFDDSSWIPATVPGTVLTSYVNIGALPDPNYSDNQLMISESFFYSDFWYRNEFEVPANFKNDKLFLNFDGINWKADVFVNGKNAGKIEGAFIHGKFDVTDLITPGQKNSLAVLIHKNDNPGVIKEQTQKTPDKNGGILGADNPTFHASIGWDWIPTIRGRNIGIWNDVFLSTVGPVSIEDPFVSTDLALPDTSAADINVEVSLRNNSSENIEGVLKGNYGDIAFEKNISLKANEVKSVELNPSNCPSLHFENPKLWWPKGYGSPNLYDVNLKFEVGGTVTDSKEFKSGVREMSYTEENGILSLFINGRRFIGRGGNWGFSESNLNYRSREYDIAVAYHADMNFTLIRNWVGQIGDDELYEACDKYGVMIWQDFWLANPWDGPDPDNDGMFMENATDMVKRIRNHPSIAIYCGRNEGNPPMSLDTALNNLVSNQHPGLHYISHSSRGVVSGEGPYRALPVKTYYTINGLDKFHSERGMPNVMTYESLKQTLPDSALWPQNRLWGVHDYCLEGAQGAASFNQIIEKAFGKANDAQEFTELAQWINYEGYRGMFEARSQYRKGLLLWMSHSAWPSMVWQTYDYYFEPTAAYFGVKKACEPIHIQWNPVTDEIEVVNNYGRDRTGLAVKAELINMDGAIVWESDSTIDSDEDSTEKCFKLEFPANLSEVHFIKLTLTDGDKVISDNFYWRSLEEGNYQALNNLPKVNLENSTTVSKSNEAWSLTTILKNTSDTPALMVRLNVVGTKSGERILPTFYSDNYVSLMPGEEKEITVNLKNEDTNGEEPKVEITGFNIAQK; encoded by the coding sequence ATGAAAAAATACAATTTATCTTTTCCCCCTGGAAGATCAAAACTGGTACATTTTTATTCCCTGATCGCACTTAGCATTTTAACTTTCTTTTCTGCCTGCCAGAGCAAAAAAGAAACCTATACGCGTGGTATTGGAGTTTACCCGGGAAATCCGGAAGAAGATGCTTCGCCGGAACTGGTTGCCGCCCCTGACAATTACCGCAACCTGGCCAAAAACAGGGCTGCTTACCACTCTTCCAGTTACGACTACAATCTCACGGCTCAGCTAATCACTGATGGCATTATTGACACAGAGGAGCCAAACTGGATTTCGATCTCCACAAACACGGGTGTTTTGCCAAAAAACGAACGGGAATACCTGCTGGACCACAATGTTGTTACAACCATAAATCTGGAAGGTAATGAAGCCTGGTTACAGTTTGAAATAGCCGGAGGTTCTGTTATTCCTGAAATATCAGAAATTGACTTAATCGGCATGTTGGCATCCGATAAATCGAAATCGGGCAAATGGCAATTTGTTTGTTCCGCATCTGACGATGGTGAAAACTGGACCGTTCTTGATGAAAAGCAAGGGTCTAGCATGTCGGGCCAGGCAATGTGCAATGCTGACGAAGCCAAATTGAGTATTTCGAATCTCGAAAGAATGCTGGAAGGTCAGAAGAAAATAATCACCTCATTCAATTTTGCACCTGCTTCGCACCGCTATTACAGGTTGAAATTATCGGCCCCGAGTGCCGAAAAATGGACAATTACCGACCTTGACTTTTTTAATAATCAGAAAAAAGTTGAAATGGCGCCTTCGCATTATTTTAAAAGCGCCTGGATGAGCTCTGGGCAAAAGGATGAGTGGGTATACCTTGATTTGGGGGCAGTTTGCTCCATCGACAAGTTCAATTTATACTGGATAAAAAAGGCTGCAAAAGGACAAATCCAGGTTTCAGATAATCTTTCAAACGGTTGGACTGATGTCACATCATTTGACTCCGACGAGCTATCCAATGAAATTAAACTTGACAGTCCTGTTGATGGCAGGTACGTACGGGTTAATATGGAGACCGCTCCTGGCGAAAAGATTATCTTAAGCGAACTGGAAGTATTTGGAAAAGGAGGCTTAATTCCGACTCCCAAAGCAGCACCAACATCGACTTCGAACTCAAACCTGAGCTTAACGAGAGGTGAATGGAAGTTACAACGAGCCTCAGAAGTTGAAGGCACAGGCGCTGCGATCTCGCAAAAAGACTTTGACGATTCAAGCTGGATTCCTGCAACCGTGCCGGGTACCGTTTTAACGAGTTATGTAAACATCGGAGCCCTGCCCGATCCCAATTATAGTGATAACCAACTCATGATTTCGGAATCGTTTTTCTATTCTGATTTTTGGTACCGCAACGAATTTGAGGTTCCTGCAAATTTTAAAAACGATAAACTGTTTTTGAATTTTGATGGCATAAACTGGAAGGCCGATGTATTTGTGAATGGTAAAAATGCCGGAAAAATTGAAGGTGCATTTATCCATGGCAAATTTGATGTTACCGATTTAATTACGCCCGGACAAAAGAATTCATTGGCCGTTTTGATTCACAAAAATGATAACCCCGGTGTGATTAAAGAGCAAACTCAAAAGACCCCGGATAAAAATGGTGGTATTTTGGGCGCTGATAACCCAACATTCCATGCGTCAATTGGATGGGACTGGATTCCAACCATCCGTGGCCGGAACATTGGAATCTGGAACGATGTATTCTTATCAACCGTTGGGCCGGTTAGCATCGAAGATCCATTTGTTTCAACTGATTTAGCACTACCCGATACCTCAGCTGCAGATATTAATGTGGAAGTGTCGCTTCGAAATAATTCATCCGAAAACATCGAAGGCGTGTTGAAAGGCAATTATGGAGATATTGCTTTCGAAAAGAATATCTCGCTCAAAGCTAACGAAGTTAAGTCGGTCGAATTAAATCCTTCGAATTGTCCTTCCCTGCATTTTGAAAATCCAAAACTTTGGTGGCCCAAAGGATACGGAAGTCCGAACCTATACGATGTTAACCTGAAATTTGAGGTAGGTGGAACTGTCACTGATTCCAAAGAATTCAAATCAGGTGTACGCGAAATGAGCTACACCGAAGAAAACGGAATATTGAGTTTATTCATCAATGGCAGACGTTTTATTGGCCGTGGTGGCAACTGGGGATTCTCTGAATCGAACCTGAACTACCGCAGCAGAGAATATGATATTGCTGTGGCCTATCACGCCGATATGAATTTTACGTTGATTCGCAACTGGGTAGGGCAAATCGGTGATGATGAATTGTACGAAGCATGTGACAAATATGGCGTCATGATTTGGCAGGATTTTTGGCTGGCCAACCCTTGGGACGGACCGGATCCGGATAACGATGGCATGTTTATGGAAAATGCCACAGATATGGTGAAACGAATTCGAAACCACCCTTCCATCGCCATTTATTGTGGCCGGAATGAAGGTAATCCGCCCATGTCACTGGACACTGCCTTAAACAACCTGGTTTCTAACCAACATCCGGGGCTACATTACATTTCACATTCGTCGCGTGGAGTTGTAAGTGGCGAGGGTCCCTACCGCGCCCTTCCTGTAAAAACATATTATACCATTAACGGGCTGGATAAATTCCATAGCGAAAGAGGAATGCCCAACGTGATGACTTATGAAAGCTTAAAGCAAACGTTACCGGATTCCGCTCTGTGGCCGCAAAACAGGTTGTGGGGCGTTCACGACTATTGTTTGGAAGGAGCACAAGGAGCAGCTTCGTTTAACCAGATAATTGAGAAAGCGTTTGGAAAAGCAAACGACGCACAAGAATTTACGGAACTCGCCCAGTGGATCAACTATGAAGGCTACCGGGGTATGTTTGAAGCAAGGAGCCAATACCGGAAAGGCCTGCTATTGTGGATGAGCCACTCGGCCTGGCCTTCGATGGTATGGCAAACCTACGATTACTACTTCGAGCCAACCGCAGCCTACTTTGGCGTTAAAAAGGCTTGTGAACCGATACATATTCAATGGAATCCGGTTACAGACGAAATTGAGGTCGTAAATAATTATGGACGGGATAGAACCGGGCTTGCCGTTAAAGCTGAACTCATCAATATGGATGGGGCTATTGTTTGGGAATCTGACTCCACAATCGATAGCGATGAAGACTCAACCGAAAAATGCTTTAAACTGGAATTTCCAGCAAACTTGTCTGAAGTTCATTTTATAAAACTCACATTAACTGACGGCGACAAGGTAATTTCGGATAATTTTTACTGGCGTAGTTTGGAAGAAGGAAATTACCAGGCGCTAAATAACTTGCCTAAAGTGAATTTAGAAAACAGTACTACCGTATCGAAATCGAACGAAGCCTGGTCGCTTACAACCATCTTGAAAAACACATCAGATACGCCGGCGCTCATGGTTCGGTTAAACGTGGTTGGTACAAAATCCGGAGAACGGATCCTTCCGACATTCTATAGTGATAATTATGTCTCGCTAATGCCTGGAGAAGAAAAAGAGATTACAGTGAATTTGAAAAATGAAGACACCAACGGAGAGGAACCGAAGGTTGAAATTACAGGATTTAATATTGCTCAAAAATAG
- a CDS encoding energy-coupling factor ABC transporter substrate-binding protein, with protein sequence MKRKTVIYLLSGCLLVLLIQFLATDLFPNFSGSDDQSVELIQQIAPQYQPWAKHLIEFNQPWAEPVLFALQAIIGLSVIAYFVWKQSKKKA encoded by the coding sequence ATGAAACGAAAAACAGTCATCTACCTGCTTAGCGGTTGTCTGCTGGTTTTGCTAATCCAATTTTTAGCAACCGATCTGTTTCCCAATTTTTCGGGAAGCGACGATCAGTCGGTTGAACTGATTCAGCAAATAGCCCCCCAGTATCAGCCATGGGCCAAGCATTTAATCGAGTTTAACCAGCCTTGGGCCGAGCCGGTGTTATTTGCTCTTCAGGCTATCATCGGGCTCAGTGTTATCGCTTATTTCGTTTGGAAGCAAAGCAAAAAGAAAGCTTAA